One part of the Caproiciproducens sp. CPB-2 genome encodes these proteins:
- a CDS encoding HNH endonuclease, giving the protein MPYKAKKPCAYPGCPKLTAGRYCEEHAKLEAKRYNRYGRDPESNKRYGRSWAKIRAAYLSAHPLCEVCKAEGRLTPAELVHHRRRLTDGGTNDWSNLQALCQECHSRLHAERGDYF; this is encoded by the coding sequence GTGCCGTACAAAGCGAAAAAGCCCTGCGCCTACCCGGGCTGTCCCAAGCTGACCGCCGGGCGCTACTGCGAGGAGCACGCGAAGCTGGAAGCCAAGCGCTACAACCGGTACGGCCGCGACCCGGAGAGCAACAAACGCTACGGCAGGTCGTGGGCGAAGATCCGGGCGGCATACCTTTCGGCGCATCCGCTGTGCGAGGTTTGCAAGGCAGAAGGCAGGCTGACCCCCGCCGAGCTGGTTCACCACAGGCGCAGGCTGACCGACGGCGGCACCAACGACTGGAGCAATCTGCAGGCGCTGTGTCAGGAGTGCCACTCAAGGCTTCATGCCGAACGCGGCGATTATTTCTGA
- a CDS encoding DUF1492 domain-containing protein encodes MNTQEMTAKEYLSQAYRIDQRINSKLEQVQSLRNLAEKASAALGETPNSGTRNFHRMEDVICKMIDLEDEINADLNALIDLKHEIVTIIRCVEAPDLQTILELRYLCFNTWAEISVTLHLDIRWVHRLHNKALNEVDAIRHPRP; translated from the coding sequence ATGAACACGCAGGAAATGACGGCGAAGGAGTACCTTTCCCAAGCCTATCGAATCGACCAGCGCATCAACTCAAAACTGGAGCAGGTCCAGTCGCTCCGGAATTTGGCGGAGAAAGCCTCCGCCGCTCTGGGCGAGACGCCGAACAGCGGCACAAGGAATTTCCACCGCATGGAGGACGTGATCTGCAAAATGATCGACCTGGAGGACGAAATCAACGCCGACCTGAACGCCCTGATCGACCTGAAGCATGAAATTGTCACGATCATCCGGTGTGTGGAAGCGCCCGACCTCCAGACGATTCTGGAGCTCCGCTACCTGTGCTTCAACACATGGGCGGAAATCTCCGTGACGCTGCATCTCGACATCCGCTGGGTGCACCGCCTTCACAACAAGGCGTTAAACGAGGTGGATGCGATTCGCCACCCGAGGCCATAG
- a CDS encoding DEAD/DEAH box helicase: protein MKYEPHSYQTYAVRYIEDHPVAAVLLDMGLGKTSITLTALNNLLFDSFEAHRILVVAPLRVARDTWPAEIQKWDHLSLLTCSVAVGTEAERRAALLRRADICIINRENVQWLIEESGVPLDFDTVVVDELSSFKSHRTKRFRALMKIRPRVRRIIGLTGTPSANGLMDLWAEYRLLDMGQRLGRFIGQYRTDYFLPDKRSGQVVFTYKPLPGAEEAIYRRIADITISMKSADHLRMPKLISSEYEVRLSEEEWARYNDLKKDLVLRLPDGEITAATAAALSNKLSQMANGAVYDDAGGTIHIHGRKLDALEDLIEAANGKPVLVAYWFKHDFAGISERLRKLHIPFSPLDTPESIRRWNAGELPVALVHPASAGHGLNLQSGGSTIIWFGLTWSLELYQQTNARLWRQGQTADTVVVQHIVTKGTIDGRIRRALSAKDRTQSALIEAVKADLKI from the coding sequence ATGAAATACGAACCCCATAGCTACCAGACCTATGCCGTCCGTTACATCGAGGATCACCCCGTCGCGGCGGTCCTGCTGGATATGGGCCTCGGCAAAACGAGCATCACGCTGACCGCCCTGAATAACCTGCTGTTTGACAGCTTCGAGGCTCACCGTATTCTGGTAGTCGCGCCTCTCCGCGTGGCACGCGACACATGGCCCGCCGAGATTCAGAAATGGGATCACCTGTCGCTTTTGACCTGCTCCGTGGCGGTGGGCACCGAGGCCGAGCGCAGGGCGGCGCTTTTGCGGCGGGCGGACATCTGCATCATCAACCGGGAAAATGTGCAGTGGCTCATTGAGGAGAGCGGCGTCCCCCTTGACTTCGACACCGTGGTGGTCGACGAGCTGTCGTCCTTCAAAAGCCACCGGACAAAACGCTTCCGCGCGCTGATGAAGATCCGCCCGCGCGTCCGCCGCATCATCGGCCTGACCGGCACTCCGTCGGCGAACGGACTGATGGATTTGTGGGCCGAATACCGGCTGTTGGATATGGGACAGCGCCTCGGCCGCTTCATCGGGCAGTACCGAACGGACTATTTTCTTCCTGACAAGCGCAGCGGGCAGGTGGTGTTCACCTACAAGCCGCTGCCCGGCGCGGAGGAAGCAATCTACCGCAGAATCGCGGACATCACCATCAGCATGAAGTCCGCCGACCATCTGCGGATGCCGAAGCTTATCAGCAGCGAATACGAGGTGCGGCTTTCCGAGGAAGAATGGGCGCGGTACAACGATCTGAAAAAAGATCTGGTGCTGCGGCTCCCGGACGGTGAGATCACCGCCGCCACCGCCGCGGCGCTGTCAAACAAGCTCTCGCAGATGGCGAACGGCGCGGTCTATGACGACGCCGGCGGCACGATTCACATCCACGGCCGCAAGCTGGACGCGCTGGAGGATTTAATCGAGGCGGCGAACGGCAAACCGGTGCTGGTGGCCTACTGGTTTAAACACGACTTTGCCGGGATCTCCGAGCGCCTGCGAAAGCTTCACATCCCGTTTTCGCCTCTCGACACCCCGGAGAGCATCCGCAGATGGAACGCCGGCGAGCTTCCCGTGGCGCTGGTGCACCCCGCGTCCGCCGGGCATGGGCTGAACCTGCAGTCAGGCGGCTCCACCATCATCTGGTTTGGGCTGACGTGGAGTCTGGAGCTTTACCAGCAGACCAACGCCCGGCTCTGGCGGCAGGGGCAGACGGCGGACACCGTTGTGGTGCAGCACATCGTCACCAAGGGCACCATCGACGGCCGCATACGCAGGGCGCTTTCCGCCAAGGACCGCACGCAGTCCGCCCTGATTGAGGCGGTCAAAGCCGATCTGAAAATCTGA
- a CDS encoding VRR-NUC domain-containing protein, which translates to MREKEIEQKFTLTARQAGGLALKFVSPGMSGMPDRLVLLPGGRMAFVEVKAPGRAPRPLQEARHRTLRRLGFRVFVLDRPEQIGGILDEIRTP; encoded by the coding sequence GTGAGAGAAAAGGAAATCGAGCAAAAATTCACCCTGACGGCAAGGCAGGCGGGCGGTCTGGCCTTGAAGTTCGTATCCCCCGGCATGAGCGGCATGCCCGACCGCCTTGTGCTGCTGCCGGGCGGACGCATGGCCTTTGTGGAGGTCAAGGCTCCGGGCAGGGCGCCGCGCCCCCTGCAGGAAGCCAGGCACCGGACGCTGCGGCGGCTGGGCTTTCGGGTTTTCGTGCTGGACCGGCCAGAGCAGATTGGAGGAATTCTGGATGAAATACGAACCCCATAG
- a CDS encoding phage/plasmid primase, P4 family, producing the protein MFTLYSADIVGNPGNCSYPHKTEVADEESLRAAVCRDYVCAEYKNSYRSGDNFLGADCLPVDCDNDHSENPADWVRPADVAAAFPHVGFAVHYSRCHMREKNGKPARPKFHILFPIARITDAAAYSDMKKLVSAVFPYFDTRALDAARFFFGTSRAEVELFPGRMNLTEFLEDDDFDADLPGGSGTGPVIPEGSRNATLSRFAGRVIKKYGDGDEAYQCFLEEAAKCAPPLPDAELSTIWHSAQRFYAKIQRQDSYVPPEVYNSDVSYKPGDFSDVGQAEVLAKHFSGELRYSPATHFIRYTEHYWKETEPGAQAVAHELTRRQLEEATRNLLAAAKKLTGCGAQGILDTTSKAKAEALFNDAQSEAYDEYLAAKAYQSYAIRRRDSKNITAALKEARPMLEISPRDLDADCFLLCTPEATYDLRKGLDGAREHAPSDFITKITAVSPGGKGGQLWQDSLDLIFCKDRELIDYVQMICGLAAVGKVYVEALIIAYGCGRNGKSTFWNAVSRVLGLYSGNISADTLTVGCRRNIKPELAEVKGKRLLIAAEMQEGARLNDSTVKQLCSTDDVFAEKKYKDPFSFTPCHTLVLYTNHLPKVSASDDGIWRRLIVIPFGAKIEGKNDIKNYGEYLYNNAGESILAWIIEGARKVIALDYKLPVPACVQKAIDEYRAQNDWFGHFLEDRCELADGFRESSGALYQAYRNYSIDTNEYVRSTADFYFALEKAGFERIVRDGRRFFTGLRLKTDDGDFERFLQ; encoded by the coding sequence ATGTTTACACTGTACAGCGCCGACATTGTCGGCAACCCCGGCAACTGCTCCTATCCCCACAAAACCGAAGTAGCGGACGAGGAAAGCCTGCGGGCGGCGGTCTGCCGCGACTACGTCTGCGCCGAGTACAAAAACAGCTACCGAAGCGGCGACAATTTCCTCGGCGCGGACTGCCTGCCCGTGGACTGCGACAACGACCACTCCGAAAACCCGGCCGATTGGGTTCGCCCGGCCGATGTCGCCGCCGCGTTTCCGCACGTCGGCTTTGCGGTCCATTACAGCCGCTGCCACATGCGCGAGAAAAACGGGAAGCCCGCCCGGCCGAAGTTTCATATTCTTTTCCCGATTGCGCGCATCACCGACGCGGCCGCTTACAGCGACATGAAGAAGCTGGTAAGCGCCGTCTTTCCGTATTTTGACACCAGGGCGCTGGACGCGGCGCGCTTCTTCTTCGGCACATCCCGCGCCGAGGTGGAACTCTTCCCCGGCAGGATGAATCTGACCGAATTTCTGGAGGACGACGACTTTGACGCGGATCTGCCCGGCGGCAGCGGAACCGGCCCGGTTATTCCGGAGGGCAGCCGCAACGCCACCCTGTCCAGATTTGCCGGCAGGGTTATCAAGAAATACGGCGACGGCGATGAGGCGTATCAATGCTTTCTGGAGGAAGCCGCAAAATGTGCGCCGCCGCTTCCGGACGCCGAGCTTTCGACCATCTGGCACAGCGCCCAGCGGTTTTACGCCAAAATTCAGCGTCAGGACAGTTATGTGCCGCCCGAGGTGTATAACAGCGATGTCTCCTACAAGCCCGGTGATTTTTCCGACGTCGGGCAGGCCGAGGTGCTGGCAAAGCACTTTTCCGGTGAGCTGCGCTACTCGCCGGCGACACACTTTATCCGGTACACGGAGCACTACTGGAAGGAAACCGAGCCGGGCGCGCAGGCGGTGGCCCATGAGCTGACCCGCCGCCAGCTGGAGGAGGCGACACGGAATCTGCTGGCCGCCGCCAAAAAGCTGACCGGATGCGGGGCGCAGGGCATTCTCGACACGACCTCCAAAGCCAAGGCGGAAGCGCTGTTCAACGACGCGCAGTCCGAGGCCTACGACGAATATCTCGCGGCGAAAGCCTACCAGTCCTATGCGATCCGCCGCCGCGATTCCAAGAATATTACCGCGGCGCTCAAAGAGGCGCGCCCGATGCTGGAGATTTCCCCGCGGGATCTGGACGCGGACTGCTTTCTTCTCTGCACGCCCGAAGCCACCTACGATCTGCGCAAAGGTCTCGACGGCGCGCGGGAGCACGCGCCTTCGGACTTTATCACCAAAATCACCGCCGTTTCGCCCGGCGGGAAGGGCGGGCAGCTCTGGCAGGACAGCCTCGACCTTATCTTCTGCAAAGACCGCGAACTCATCGACTATGTGCAGATGATCTGCGGCCTTGCCGCCGTCGGCAAGGTCTATGTGGAGGCGCTCATCATCGCCTACGGCTGCGGGCGCAACGGCAAGTCCACCTTCTGGAACGCGGTTTCCCGCGTGCTGGGCCTGTACAGCGGCAACATCTCCGCCGACACGCTGACGGTGGGCTGCCGCCGCAACATCAAGCCGGAGCTGGCCGAGGTCAAGGGCAAGCGCCTGCTCATCGCCGCCGAAATGCAGGAGGGCGCCCGGCTCAACGATTCCACCGTCAAGCAGCTCTGCTCCACCGACGATGTGTTCGCCGAGAAAAAGTACAAGGACCCGTTCAGCTTCACGCCCTGCCATACGCTGGTTCTCTACACCAACCACCTGCCGAAGGTCAGCGCCTCCGACGACGGAATCTGGCGCAGGCTGATTGTGATTCCGTTTGGCGCAAAGATAGAAGGAAAAAACGACATCAAGAACTACGGCGAATATCTCTACAACAATGCCGGCGAGAGCATTCTGGCGTGGATCATCGAGGGTGCCCGAAAGGTGATCGCGCTGGATTACAAGCTCCCCGTGCCGGCATGCGTGCAAAAAGCCATTGACGAGTACCGGGCGCAGAACGACTGGTTCGGTCATTTTCTGGAGGACCGGTGCGAGCTTGCCGACGGTTTCCGCGAAAGCTCCGGCGCTTTGTATCAGGCGTACCGCAATTACAGCATCGACACAAACGAATATGTCCGCAGCACCGCGGATTTTTATTTCGCACTGGAAAAGGCCGGCTTTGAGCGGATTGTCCGGGACGGCCGGCGCTTTTTTACCGGGCTCCGTCTCAAAACGGACGACGGAGATTTCGAGCGCTTTTTGCAGTAA
- a CDS encoding DUF7768 domain-containing protein, which translates to MSIGKRNSEGYPDPTACEALSLIEQEERALRAFRPIVYICSPYAGDIERNVRAARNYCRFAVDKGFIPIAPHLLFPQFLNDADPRERELGLFFGNALMSKCSEVWVFGGNITAGMQAEIKRARRKNYRLRCFTEDLEEVQDVCSH; encoded by the coding sequence ATGAGCATCGGCAAACGCAACAGCGAAGGCTACCCGGATCCCACCGCCTGCGAAGCTCTGTCACTGATTGAGCAGGAGGAGCGCGCGCTCCGGGCTTTTCGGCCCATCGTCTATATCTGCTCCCCCTATGCGGGAGACATTGAAAGAAACGTCCGGGCCGCGCGGAATTACTGCCGTTTCGCTGTGGACAAGGGGTTTATCCCCATCGCGCCTCACCTGCTGTTCCCGCAGTTTTTGAACGACGCCGACCCGCGGGAGCGGGAGCTTGGATTGTTCTTCGGAAACGCCCTGATGAGCAAATGCTCCGAGGTGTGGGTGTTCGGCGGCAATATCACAGCCGGCATGCAGGCGGAAATCAAACGCGCCAGGCGGAAGAATTACCGCCTGCGCTGCTTCACGGAAGATTTGGAGGAGGTACAGGATGTTTGCAGTCACTGA
- a CDS encoding DNA polymerase gives MKTLSIDIETYSSAPLSKCGVYKYAESPDFEILLFGCSADGGPVRVVDLACGEKLPPEIAAALTDEAVVKWAFNANFERVCLSRFLGLPAGAYLDPAQWRCSMVWAAAMGLPLSLEGVGTVLGLGKQKLTEGKELIKYFCRPCAPTKTNAGRTRNRPVHAPDKWAAFKRYNARDVETEMSVQERLSKFPVPESVWEEYHLDQEINDRGAALDLALVRQAIAMDARSRRQLTAAMKELTELDNPNSVQQMKRWLAENGLETDTLGKKVVAALIKTAPEPLGDALSLRQQLAKSSVRKYQAMETAVCADGRARGMFQFYGASRTGRWAGRLIQMQNLPQNHLPDLEQARALVRRGDYDGVEMLYEDVPDTLSQLIRTAFVPRAGAKFIVADFSAIEARVIAWLAGEQWRQAVFAKGGDIYCASASQMFKVPVEKHGVNGHLRQKGKIAELALGYGGSVGALKAMGALEMGLAEDELPLLVDAWRQSNPNIVKLWWDVDRAAIEAVRNKHANSTHGIVFSCRSGMLFVTLPSGRRLAYVKPRIGQNRFGGQCVTYEGVGGTKKWERLDSYGPKFVENIVQATARDILCYAMRTLRNYAIVMHIHDEVVIEAEPGMSLQAVCEQMGRTPPWAKGLLLRADGYECDFYKKD, from the coding sequence ATGAAAACTCTTTCGATTGATATTGAAACCTACAGCAGCGCGCCGCTTTCCAAATGCGGCGTTTACAAATACGCGGAATCCCCCGACTTTGAGATTCTCCTGTTCGGCTGCAGTGCGGACGGCGGCCCGGTTCGGGTTGTCGACCTCGCCTGCGGGGAGAAACTCCCGCCTGAAATTGCCGCGGCTCTTACCGACGAGGCCGTTGTCAAATGGGCATTCAACGCAAATTTCGAGCGCGTCTGCCTCTCCCGGTTCCTCGGGCTGCCCGCCGGCGCCTATCTCGACCCCGCCCAGTGGCGCTGTTCCATGGTTTGGGCGGCGGCCATGGGCCTGCCGCTGTCGCTGGAGGGTGTTGGCACGGTGCTGGGGCTGGGAAAGCAGAAACTTACCGAGGGTAAGGAACTCATCAAATATTTCTGCCGCCCCTGCGCACCGACAAAAACCAATGCCGGCCGCACCCGCAACCGTCCCGTGCATGCGCCGGACAAGTGGGCCGCCTTCAAGCGGTACAACGCCCGCGATGTGGAAACGGAGATGTCCGTTCAGGAGCGGCTTTCCAAGTTCCCGGTGCCCGAAAGCGTCTGGGAGGAGTATCATCTGGATCAGGAAATCAACGACCGGGGCGCCGCGCTGGATCTGGCGCTGGTCAGACAGGCCATCGCGATGGACGCACGCTCCCGCCGGCAGCTTACCGCGGCCATGAAGGAGCTGACGGAGCTGGACAATCCGAATTCGGTTCAGCAGATGAAGCGGTGGCTTGCGGAAAACGGTCTGGAAACGGACACCCTCGGCAAAAAGGTCGTCGCGGCGCTGATAAAAACCGCACCGGAACCCCTCGGCGACGCGCTCTCCCTCCGGCAGCAGCTTGCCAAATCCTCGGTGCGGAAATATCAGGCGATGGAGACCGCCGTCTGCGCCGACGGACGCGCCCGCGGCATGTTCCAGTTTTACGGCGCCAGCCGAACCGGGCGCTGGGCCGGCCGGCTCATTCAAATGCAAAACCTGCCGCAGAATCATCTTCCCGATCTGGAGCAGGCACGCGCGCTGGTGCGCCGCGGAGATTATGACGGCGTCGAAATGCTCTATGAAGATGTCCCGGATACGCTCTCCCAGCTGATCCGCACGGCATTCGTGCCGCGTGCGGGTGCAAAATTCATCGTCGCGGACTTCAGCGCCATCGAAGCCCGCGTGATCGCGTGGCTTGCCGGCGAGCAGTGGCGGCAGGCGGTTTTTGCAAAGGGCGGCGACATCTACTGCGCCTCCGCCTCTCAGATGTTTAAGGTGCCGGTCGAAAAGCACGGCGTCAACGGGCATCTGCGGCAAAAAGGAAAAATCGCAGAGCTGGCGCTCGGGTACGGCGGCTCGGTCGGCGCGCTCAAAGCCATGGGCGCTCTCGAAATGGGCCTTGCCGAAGACGAGCTTCCTTTGCTGGTCGACGCGTGGCGGCAGTCCAATCCGAATATCGTAAAGCTCTGGTGGGATGTGGATCGTGCGGCGATTGAGGCCGTCCGCAATAAACATGCCAACAGCACCCACGGCATTGTGTTCTCCTGCCGGAGCGGAATGCTTTTTGTCACGCTGCCTTCCGGCCGGCGGCTTGCCTATGTAAAGCCGCGCATCGGTCAAAACCGGTTCGGCGGACAGTGCGTCACCTACGAAGGCGTCGGCGGCACGAAGAAATGGGAGCGCCTCGATTCCTACGGCCCTAAATTTGTGGAAAACATTGTGCAGGCCACCGCGCGCGACATTCTCTGCTATGCCATGCGGACGCTCCGAAACTACGCCATCGTCATGCACATTCACGATGAAGTGGTCATCGAAGCCGAACCGGGCATGTCTCTGCAGGCCGTCTGCGAGCAGATGGGCAGAACGCCGCCCTGGGCAAAGGGTCTGCTGCTCCGCGCCGACGGATATGAATGTGATTTTTATAAAAAAGACTGA
- a CDS encoding DUF2815 family protein, with the protein MSNKVSNPMKVITGPDTRWSYANVWEPKSINGGTPKYSVSLIIPKSDTRTVAKLKAAIEAAYREGESKLRGNGKTVPPLAAIKNPLRDGDAERPDDPAYANAYFINANSTTAPGIVDADLNPVLTRSEVYSGVYGRASINLYAFSANGNKGIACGLNNLQKIRNGEPLGGKTSAENDFASDDDEDFLN; encoded by the coding sequence ATGTCTAACAAAGTCAGCAATCCCATGAAAGTGATCACCGGCCCCGATACCCGCTGGAGCTACGCCAACGTCTGGGAGCCCAAGTCCATTAACGGCGGCACGCCGAAATACAGCGTCAGCCTGATCATCCCCAAGTCCGACACCAGAACCGTCGCCAAGCTTAAGGCGGCCATCGAAGCGGCCTACCGCGAGGGCGAGTCCAAGCTCAGAGGAAACGGCAAGACCGTACCGCCGCTGGCCGCCATCAAGAACCCGCTTCGCGACGGCGACGCGGAACGCCCCGACGACCCCGCCTATGCCAACGCCTACTTCATCAACGCCAACTCCACGACGGCTCCCGGCATCGTGGACGCCGACCTGAATCCGGTGCTCACCCGCTCCGAGGTGTACTCCGGTGTGTACGGCCGCGCCAGCATCAACCTGTATGCTTTCTCTGCAAATGGTAATAAGGGTATAGCCTGTGGTTTGAACAATCTACAGAAAATACGTAACGGCGAACCTCTCGGCGGCAAGACCAGCGCCGAAAACGACTTCGCGTCCGACGACGATGAAGATTTTCTGAATTAA
- a CDS encoding DUF2800 domain-containing protein, with translation MRAHALLSASSADRWLHCPPSARLCESYADKGSDYAAEGTDAHALCEYKLRRALGLPAENPTDNLTWYNEEMNDCAAGYAAYVLEQAEAAKQNCADPVVLIEQRVDFSRWVEGGFGTADCIIIADGTLRVIDYKHGLGVLVSAEENPQMQCYALGALELFDGIYDIETVGMTIYQPRRDNVSTWEISKDALYQWADEVLKPTAELAFAGDGNFLCGEWCGFCKAKADCRARAEANLALARYEFKLPPLLTDEDIEDILSKADELVSWASDIREYALRQAVSGRKWAGWKLVEGRSNRRYINDAVVADVVERAGFDPYERRVLGVTAMQKLLGKSRFGELLSPYIEKPQGKPTLVPESDKRPAMSTAEADFNENEGGQSYV, from the coding sequence ATGAGGGCGCACGCACTTCTCTCCGCATCCAGCGCCGACCGCTGGCTCCACTGCCCGCCGTCTGCCCGGCTTTGTGAAAGTTATGCGGACAAAGGCAGCGACTACGCCGCCGAAGGCACCGACGCCCACGCGCTGTGCGAATACAAGCTCCGCAGGGCGCTGGGGCTTCCCGCCGAGAACCCGACCGACAACCTGACCTGGTACAACGAGGAAATGAACGACTGCGCCGCCGGCTACGCCGCTTATGTGCTCGAACAGGCGGAAGCCGCCAAACAGAACTGCGCCGATCCGGTGGTGCTCATTGAACAGCGTGTCGATTTCTCCCGCTGGGTGGAAGGCGGCTTCGGAACGGCCGACTGCATTATTATCGCGGATGGCACCCTGCGGGTCATCGACTATAAGCACGGCCTCGGCGTTCTGGTCAGCGCTGAGGAAAATCCGCAGATGCAGTGCTACGCGCTCGGCGCGCTGGAGCTTTTCGACGGCATCTACGACATCGAAACGGTCGGCATGACCATTTACCAGCCGCGCCGGGACAACGTCAGCACCTGGGAAATCTCCAAAGACGCCCTGTACCAATGGGCCGACGAAGTCCTGAAGCCCACCGCCGAGCTTGCCTTTGCCGGCGACGGCAATTTTCTCTGCGGAGAATGGTGCGGCTTTTGTAAAGCAAAGGCCGACTGCCGCGCCCGGGCCGAGGCCAATCTTGCGCTGGCGCGGTACGAGTTCAAGCTGCCGCCTCTCCTCACGGACGAGGACATCGAGGACATTCTTTCCAAAGCGGACGAGCTCGTTTCGTGGGCGTCGGACATCAGGGAATACGCCCTGCGGCAGGCCGTCAGCGGCAGGAAGTGGGCCGGCTGGAAACTGGTCGAAGGCCGCTCCAATCGGAGGTATATCAACGATGCAGTGGTCGCCGATGTGGTCGAGCGCGCGGGCTTCGACCCCTATGAGCGCAGGGTGCTCGGCGTCACCGCCATGCAGAAGCTGCTCGGAAAATCCCGCTTTGGCGAACTTTTGAGCCCTTACATCGAAAAGCCCCAGGGCAAACCCACGCTCGTGCCGGAGAGCGACAAACGCCCGGCCATGTCAACGGCGGAAGCCGATTTTAACGAAAATGAAGGAGGACAATCCTATGTCTAA
- a CDS encoding DNA ligase: protein MSKMGELAATIEELHNAAAAINDAANWLAEAFGAKEPAEKAPPAEPALTLEEVRAVLADKSRAGHTAEIRSLLLKHGAAKLSEVSPAEYPGLLKEAEALT from the coding sequence ATGAGCAAAATGGGCGAACTGGCTGCAACTATCGAAGAGCTACACAATGCCGCTGCCGCTATTAACGACGCAGCGAACTGGCTGGCCGAGGCGTTCGGCGCAAAAGAGCCGGCCGAAAAAGCGCCCCCGGCAGAACCGGCACTGACGCTGGAGGAAGTAAGAGCCGTGCTCGCGGACAAATCCCGTGCGGGCCACACCGCCGAGATTCGCTCACTGCTTTTGAAGCACGGCGCCGCAAAGTTGTCGGAGGTAAGTCCTGCGGAATATCCCGGGCTTCTCAAGGAAGCGGAGGCCCTGACATGA
- a CDS encoding RNA polymerase sigma factor: MINQANQSQLRVFKIYLPREKQWTEVTKAQYYAYYRGIWATRKRAQVHHQCMCPKSKHWMCDGDCLDCEFHAPGDTLSIDRTYQNSDGDELSMLDKLADSAAGIEDVVTDQIMLDMLFQRLAEIMPEARRIGNLRMAGLSDTEIANKIGIPRTTFLSRLKKAKELLQCEYPDLF, translated from the coding sequence ATGATAAACCAAGCAAACCAAAGTCAACTCCGCGTCTTCAAAATCTACCTGCCCCGTGAAAAGCAGTGGACCGAAGTCACCAAAGCGCAGTACTATGCCTACTACCGTGGCATCTGGGCCACCAGAAAACGCGCACAAGTACATCATCAGTGCATGTGCCCCAAAAGCAAGCACTGGATGTGCGACGGCGACTGCCTCGACTGCGAGTTCCACGCCCCGGGCGACACCCTTTCCATTGACCGTACCTATCAAAACAGCGACGGCGATGAGCTCTCCATGCTGGACAAGCTTGCCGATTCAGCCGCCGGCATCGAAGACGTCGTGACTGACCAAATCATGCTGGACATGCTCTTTCAGCGTCTCGCTGAAATTATGCCGGAGGCCCGCCGCATCGGCAACCTGCGCATGGCGGGGCTGTCCGACACAGAGATTGCCAATAAAATCGGCATCCCGCGCACCACATTTCTCTCCCGCCTCAAAAAGGCAAAGGAGCTTCTGCAGTGCGAATACCCTGACCTGTTTTAG